One Laribacter hongkongensis DSM 14985 DNA window includes the following coding sequences:
- the rpsO gene encoding 30S ribosomal protein S15 produces MAISTELKAEIVKDYQRAEGDTGSPEVQVALLTARINDLTPHFKANTKDHHSRRGLLKMVSRRRKLLDYLKRTDAEAYRALITRLGLRK; encoded by the coding sequence ATGGCCATCTCGACCGAACTGAAAGCGGAAATCGTCAAGGATTACCAGCGCGCTGAAGGCGATACCGGTTCCCCGGAAGTGCAAGTTGCACTGCTGACCGCCCGCATCAATGACCTGACCCCGCACTTCAAGGCCAACACCAAGGACCACCACAGCCGTCGTGGCCTCCTGAAGATGGTGAGCCGTCGTCGCAAGCTGCTTGACTACCTCAAGCGCACCGACGCCGAAGCCTATCGCGCCCTGATCACCCGTCTGGGCCTGCGCAAGTAA
- the zwf gene encoding glucose-6-phosphate dehydrogenase — MTPVRCDALVLFGISGDLAFRKILPAVYSLFARQQLDLPVIGVARGEFDLPRLIARLRESLQQAHLKVDPAACAHLEARLAFVQGDYHDSAAYVRLRETLAGCQHPLYYLAIPPSLFPVVIGGLDHAGAARGARVVVEKPFGRDLAGSRALNRVLHGVFRERDVFRIDHYLGKEAVQNLLYFRFANSFLEPVWNRHYIDNIQVTLAEKSGVGSRGHFYEEAGAIRDVIQNHLLQVLACLTMEAPTGDDIEAVRDEKAKLLRAVRPLEARNVVCGQYRGYRQEAGVAPESRVETYAAVRLEIHNWRWAGVPVYLRSGKNLPMSATEVMVEFRRPPQAMFSEHHLGYSNYLRFRLSPDVAIAMGARVKAPGEGMRGETVELFAMHQHPEEAGPYERLLLDAVHGDPGLFAREDEVDAAWRIVDPVLAESMPVYDYVAGSWGPEEAGYFVNRPGGWHPLRMDSVNRAIF, encoded by the coding sequence ATGACTCCGGTCCGTTGTGATGCGCTGGTGCTGTTCGGCATCAGCGGGGATCTGGCCTTCCGCAAGATCCTGCCAGCGGTCTACAGCCTGTTTGCCCGGCAGCAGCTTGACCTGCCGGTCATCGGTGTTGCCCGCGGTGAATTTGATCTGCCGCGACTGATCGCCCGGTTGCGCGAATCATTGCAACAGGCGCACCTGAAGGTTGATCCTGCGGCCTGCGCGCACCTGGAGGCGCGGCTGGCCTTCGTGCAGGGCGATTACCATGACAGTGCTGCTTATGTGCGCCTGCGGGAGACTCTGGCCGGCTGCCAGCACCCGCTGTACTACCTGGCCATCCCGCCTTCGCTGTTTCCGGTGGTGATTGGCGGACTGGATCATGCCGGGGCTGCGCGCGGGGCGCGCGTGGTTGTGGAAAAGCCGTTCGGAAGGGATCTGGCCGGCAGCCGGGCGCTCAACCGGGTCTTGCACGGGGTTTTCCGCGAGCGGGACGTGTTCAGGATCGATCATTATCTGGGCAAGGAAGCTGTCCAGAACCTGCTGTATTTCCGGTTTGCCAACAGTTTTCTGGAGCCGGTCTGGAACCGTCATTACATCGACAATATCCAGGTCACGCTGGCCGAAAAATCCGGTGTCGGCAGTCGTGGACACTTCTATGAAGAGGCCGGCGCAATACGCGACGTGATCCAGAATCACCTGCTGCAAGTACTGGCATGCCTGACCATGGAAGCGCCGACAGGCGATGACATCGAGGCCGTGCGGGACGAAAAGGCCAAGCTGTTGCGGGCCGTGCGACCGCTGGAAGCCAGAAATGTCGTATGCGGACAGTACCGTGGTTACCGGCAGGAGGCCGGGGTGGCACCTGAATCCCGTGTGGAAACCTATGCCGCTGTCCGGCTGGAAATCCACAACTGGCGCTGGGCTGGCGTGCCGGTCTACCTGCGATCGGGTAAAAACCTGCCCATGTCGGCTACTGAAGTGATGGTGGAGTTCCGGCGTCCGCCACAGGCCATGTTTAGCGAGCATCATCTGGGCTACAGCAATTACCTGCGTTTTCGGCTGTCGCCGGATGTTGCCATTGCCATGGGGGCGCGGGTCAAGGCTCCTGGGGAGGGCATGCGCGGAGAAACCGTCGAGCTGTTTGCCATGCATCAGCATCCGGAGGAAGCTGGGCCGTACGAACGCCTGCTGCTGGATGCGGTGCACGGTGACCCGGGGCTGTTCGCCCGGGAGGACGAGGTAGATGCGGCCTGGCGCATTGTTGATCCGGTGCTGGCCGAGTCCATGCCGGTATACGACTATGTCGCTGGCAGCTGGGGTCCGGAGGAGGCGGGCTATTTCGTCAACCGGCCGGGAGGATGGCATCCATTGCGCATGGATAGCGTAAATAGAGCCATTTTTTAG
- a CDS encoding 2Fe-2S iron-sulfur cluster-binding protein, whose protein sequence is MPAPRTLSVPAGTLLIDVIRSEGLPLWWRCGHGTCGACAVTLCHAGQPVPVQLTKKERNVLIRHGFLPSSAVTGSLFEDDPAQVRLACHVAVMQDMTVRF, encoded by the coding sequence TTGCCGGCCCCGCGCACTTTGTCCGTGCCCGCAGGCACCCTGCTGATCGATGTCATCAGGAGCGAGGGATTGCCGCTCTGGTGGCGATGCGGTCACGGAACCTGTGGTGCCTGTGCCGTGACGCTTTGCCATGCCGGGCAGCCGGTGCCGGTGCAGCTGACCAAAAAAGAGCGCAATGTCCTGATCCGGCATGGATTCCTGCCGTCCTCTGCAGTGACCGGCTCGCTGTTTGAAGATGACCCGGCACAAGTCCGGCTCGCGTGCCATGTAGCCGTGATGCAGGATATGACCGTTCGTTTCTGA
- the truB gene encoding tRNA pseudouridine(55) synthase TruB, translated as MAQQKPRIERRPLDGVLLLDKPCGMTSNTALQRARWMFRAQKGGHTGVLDPLATGLLPLCFGEATKFSAFLLDADKGYRATLRFGAVSSTLDREGEITPVAPPAFDREQLDAVIRDFTGVIDQVPPMYSALKFQGKALYEYARAGVEIERKVRQVTIHRIDLLAFDGETAVMDVACSKGTYIRTLAADIGERLGCGAYLTDLRRTTTAGFRLEQTVTLEQLEALDESGRDGLLLPADILVSHLPKVVVDEADFQRMTHGQPAAVDPEKAVQRDEKAATISRLRLYAEDGRFFGLGEIRADGRLWPDRMLAKARED; from the coding sequence ATGGCGCAACAGAAACCCCGCATTGAGCGCCGTCCGCTGGATGGCGTGCTGTTACTGGACAAGCCGTGCGGCATGACCAGCAACACGGCCCTGCAACGGGCCCGCTGGATGTTCCGTGCGCAGAAGGGAGGACATACCGGTGTGCTGGATCCGCTGGCGACCGGTTTGCTGCCCCTGTGCTTTGGTGAAGCCACCAAGTTTTCGGCCTTTCTGCTGGATGCCGACAAAGGTTACCGGGCCACGCTGCGTTTCGGGGCGGTCAGCTCGACGCTGGACAGGGAAGGCGAGATTACTCCGGTGGCACCGCCGGCGTTTGACCGGGAGCAACTGGATGCGGTCATCCGGGATTTCACGGGTGTAATCGACCAGGTGCCGCCGATGTATTCCGCCCTCAAGTTCCAGGGCAAGGCGCTCTATGAGTATGCCCGTGCCGGGGTCGAGATCGAGCGCAAGGTGCGGCAGGTCACGATTCACCGGATTGACCTGCTGGCATTCGATGGCGAAACGGCGGTTATGGACGTGGCGTGCAGCAAGGGCACCTATATCCGTACGCTGGCCGCCGATATCGGCGAGCGTCTGGGGTGTGGTGCTTATCTGACCGACCTGCGGCGTACGACCACGGCGGGTTTCCGGCTGGAGCAGACCGTGACGCTGGAGCAGCTGGAGGCGCTGGACGAATCCGGTCGCGACGGGCTGTTGCTGCCGGCGGACATCCTGGTCAGCCACTTGCCCAAGGTCGTGGTGGACGAGGCAGATTTCCAGCGCATGACGCATGGCCAGCCGGCTGCCGTTGATCCGGAAAAAGCCGTGCAGAGGGATGAGAAAGCTGCGACAATCTCGCGCTTGCGCCTGTACGCAGAAGACGGGCGCTTTTTCGGCCTTGGCGAAATCCGTGCAGACGGCAGGCTGTGGCCGGATCGCATGCTGGCAAAAGCCCGCGAGGACTGA
- the gnd gene encoding phosphogluconate dehydrogenase (NAD(+)-dependent, decarboxylating), with product MELGMIGLGRMGSNMTRRLIRGGHHVYVNDVNLAASDALAECGAHVMIDPADMCARLPSPRVIWMMLPVGRIDLVLSEILPYLDPGDIIVDGGNAFYQDTQARARQCDVRGVHYLDVGVSGGIWGLERGYCLMIGGDPVAAKRLEPVFMALAPSTPPEAAGAERGFLFCGQSGSGHFVKMVHNGIEYGMMAALAEGFNLLEHADFASHFPPQPGVDPDHYSYTLPLADIAELWRHGSVISSWLLDLASMSLLLDPALEQFSPQVADSGEGRWTVRAAVDSGVPCPVLTAALFGRYSSRGQDDFANRLLSALRYQFGGHMNPAPATSRA from the coding sequence ATGGAACTCGGCATGATCGGGCTGGGACGCATGGGCAGCAATATGACGCGCCGTCTGATTCGCGGCGGGCATCATGTGTATGTCAATGATGTGAACCTGGCCGCCAGCGATGCGCTGGCCGAGTGTGGTGCGCATGTCATGATCGATCCGGCCGACATGTGTGCCCGGCTGCCTTCGCCCAGGGTGATCTGGATGATGCTGCCGGTGGGGCGCATTGATCTGGTCCTGAGTGAAATCCTGCCATATCTCGACCCGGGCGACATCATCGTCGATGGCGGCAATGCCTTCTACCAGGACACCCAGGCCCGCGCGCGCCAGTGCGACGTACGGGGCGTGCATTATCTGGATGTCGGCGTATCTGGCGGTATCTGGGGGCTGGAACGTGGCTATTGCCTGATGATCGGTGGCGATCCGGTTGCCGCAAAACGTCTGGAGCCTGTCTTCATGGCGCTGGCACCCAGCACTCCTCCCGAAGCCGCAGGGGCCGAGCGCGGATTCCTGTTCTGCGGACAGTCCGGCTCGGGCCACTTTGTCAAAATGGTTCATAACGGCATCGAATACGGCATGATGGCCGCGCTGGCCGAAGGCTTCAACCTGCTGGAGCACGCCGACTTTGCCAGTCATTTTCCTCCGCAGCCGGGTGTGGACCCGGATCATTATTCCTACACGCTGCCCTTGGCAGACATTGCCGAGCTGTGGCGGCACGGCAGCGTGATTTCCAGCTGGCTGCTGGACCTGGCTTCCATGTCCCTGCTGCTTGACCCGGCGCTGGAGCAGTTTTCTCCGCAGGTCGCCGACTCGGGTGAAGGGCGCTGGACCGTGCGGGCGGCGGTGGATTCCGGTGTGCCGTGTCCTGTGCTGACAGCTGCCCTGTTCGGGCGTTACAGCTCGCGCGGTCAGGATGATTTTGCCAACCGCCTGCTGTCAGCATTGCGCTACCAGTTCGGTGGTCACATGAATCCTGCACCTGCCACATCCAGGGCATGA
- the infB gene encoding translation initiation factor IF-2 — translation MQEMNVKQFAGELKMQPEHLLEQLKSAGVNKTSINDALSHADKERLLDFLRQGRNEGGRVTLKRKETSEVRANDASGRSRTIQVEVRKKRVLERPAEAARPAAAPAVAQEAPAAEMREPEARPQAPAAEPALKPADRVGAPAVRTERKPEPKPEPAKAEPARAAKPEPKPEPVKAEPAKAVAEPAPAAEATQPAAAPARPVSILSAEEIASREAEERRQAELRARQEALIRERQEREARRMAAKLAAQQKAQEAANPKPAAEKPAESRPARPAEGRSGARPAPAARPAAGGARPAPAAGAPAGAARPAGSGADDRRGAGKKTGGGNTDRDGGKKRGGLKTRGGDASSGWKSGSRKGKRQHQDNQHAFQAPAEPIVHEVMVPETITVADLAHKMAVKAAEVIKALMKMGMMVTINQVLDQETALIVVEELGHIGKAAKTDDPEAYLDVEDGNVVEAKLEHRAPVVTVMGHVDHGKTSLLDRIRKAKVAAGEAGGITQHIGAYHVDTPRGMITFLDTPGHEAFTAMRARGAKATDIVVLVVAADDGVMPQTIEAIHHAKAAGVPIVVAVNKIDKQGANPERIRQELVAQEVVPEDWGGDTQFVEVSAKQGLNIDGLLEAILLQAEVLELTAPVDAPAKGIIVEARLDKGRGSVATLLVQSGTLRKGDVLLAGTAFGRVRAMLDEDGKQIEEAGPSIPVEILGLSDVPGAGEDAMVLADEKKAREIANFRAGKYRDVRLAKQQAAKLENMFAQMAEGEVRSLPLIIKADVQGSYEALAGSLQKLSTDEVRVQILHSGVGGITESDVNLAAASNAVIIGFNTRADATARKVAEANGVDIRYYNVIYDAIDEVKSALSGMLAPEKKEEITGTAEVRQLFVVSKVGTIAGCMVIDGMIKRTSRIRVIRNHVVVHDGELDSLKRFKDDVKEVKQGYDCGIMLKGFNDLLEGDQLEAYEIVEVARSL, via the coding sequence ATGCAAGAAATGAATGTCAAACAGTTCGCCGGCGAGTTGAAGATGCAGCCCGAGCATTTGCTCGAACAGCTCAAATCCGCCGGTGTCAACAAAACCTCCATCAATGATGCATTGAGTCACGCTGACAAGGAACGCCTCCTTGACTTCCTGCGGCAAGGCCGCAACGAAGGCGGGCGTGTCACGCTCAAGCGCAAGGAAACCTCTGAAGTGCGTGCCAACGACGCTTCCGGTCGCTCGCGTACCATCCAGGTCGAAGTGCGCAAGAAGCGCGTGCTGGAGCGCCCGGCCGAAGCCGCCCGTCCGGCAGCAGCGCCTGCTGTAGCCCAGGAAGCTCCGGCTGCCGAAATGCGCGAACCGGAAGCCCGTCCGCAGGCTCCTGCCGCTGAACCGGCCCTCAAGCCGGCTGACCGTGTAGGTGCTCCGGCCGTGCGCACCGAACGCAAGCCGGAACCGAAACCCGAGCCTGCCAAGGCAGAACCCGCTCGTGCTGCCAAGCCGGAACCGAAGCCGGAGCCTGTCAAGGCTGAGCCGGCCAAGGCTGTTGCCGAGCCGGCTCCGGCTGCCGAAGCCACACAGCCGGCCGCTGCACCTGCACGTCCGGTGTCGATCCTGAGTGCCGAAGAAATCGCCTCACGTGAAGCCGAAGAGCGTCGCCAGGCCGAACTGCGTGCCCGTCAGGAAGCACTGATCCGCGAACGCCAGGAGCGTGAAGCCCGCCGCATGGCTGCCAAACTGGCTGCCCAGCAAAAGGCCCAGGAAGCCGCCAATCCGAAACCGGCAGCCGAAAAGCCCGCTGAATCGCGTCCGGCCAGGCCGGCCGAAGGTCGCAGTGGTGCCCGTCCGGCTCCGGCCGCCCGCCCGGCGGCCGGCGGTGCCCGTCCGGCTCCGGCAGCAGGTGCGCCGGCAGGCGCTGCCCGCCCGGCTGGCAGTGGTGCGGATGACCGTCGTGGTGCCGGCAAGAAAACCGGTGGCGGCAATACCGATCGCGATGGCGGCAAGAAGCGCGGCGGCCTGAAAACCCGCGGCGGTGATGCCTCCTCGGGCTGGAAGAGCGGCTCCCGCAAGGGCAAGCGTCAGCATCAGGACAACCAGCACGCCTTCCAGGCACCGGCCGAGCCGATCGTGCATGAAGTCATGGTGCCGGAAACCATCACGGTGGCCGATCTGGCCCACAAGATGGCCGTGAAGGCTGCCGAAGTGATCAAGGCGCTCATGAAGATGGGCATGATGGTCACCATCAACCAGGTGCTTGACCAGGAAACCGCCCTGATCGTGGTCGAAGAACTCGGCCACATCGGCAAGGCTGCCAAGACTGATGATCCGGAGGCCTATCTGGACGTCGAAGACGGCAATGTCGTCGAAGCCAAGCTGGAACACCGCGCGCCGGTCGTGACCGTGATGGGTCACGTCGACCACGGCAAGACCTCGCTGCTGGACCGCATCCGCAAGGCCAAGGTGGCAGCAGGTGAAGCCGGCGGCATTACCCAGCACATCGGTGCCTACCACGTGGATACCCCGCGCGGCATGATCACCTTCCTCGATACTCCGGGCCACGAAGCGTTTACTGCCATGCGTGCCCGTGGTGCCAAGGCGACCGACATCGTCGTGCTGGTGGTGGCTGCTGACGATGGCGTGATGCCGCAAACCATCGAGGCCATCCACCATGCCAAGGCAGCCGGTGTACCGATCGTGGTGGCCGTCAACAAGATTGACAAGCAGGGTGCCAACCCCGAGCGCATCCGTCAGGAACTGGTCGCCCAGGAAGTGGTGCCGGAAGACTGGGGTGGCGACACTCAGTTTGTCGAAGTATCGGCCAAGCAAGGCCTCAACATTGACGGACTGCTGGAAGCCATCCTGCTTCAGGCCGAAGTGCTGGAACTGACCGCTCCGGTCGATGCGCCGGCCAAGGGCATCATCGTCGAAGCCCGTCTGGACAAGGGTCGTGGCTCGGTGGCAACGCTGCTGGTGCAGTCGGGTACCCTGCGCAAGGGTGACGTGCTGCTGGCCGGTACCGCATTCGGCCGCGTGCGTGCCATGCTGGACGAAGACGGCAAGCAGATCGAAGAAGCCGGTCCGTCGATTCCGGTGGAAATCCTCGGCCTGTCGGATGTGCCGGGTGCCGGTGAAGACGCCATGGTGCTGGCTGACGAGAAGAAGGCGCGTGAAATCGCCAACTTCCGCGCCGGCAAGTACCGCGACGTTCGCCTTGCCAAGCAGCAGGCCGCCAAGCTGGAAAACATGTTTGCCCAGATGGCAGAAGGCGAAGTCCGTTCCCTGCCGCTGATCATCAAGGCCGACGTGCAAGGTTCGTACGAAGCCTTGGCCGGCAGCCTGCAAAAGCTGTCGACCGACGAAGTGCGCGTGCAGATCCTGCACTCGGGCGTCGGTGGCATTACCGAATCGGACGTCAACCTGGCAGCGGCTTCCAATGCGGTCATCATCGGCTTCAACACCCGTGCCGATGCCACTGCCCGCAAGGTGGCCGAAGCCAACGGCGTGGACATCCGTTACTACAACGTGATCTACGATGCAATCGACGAAGTGAAGTCGGCGCTGTCGGGCATGTTGGCACCGGAGAAGAAGGAAGAAATCACCGGTACTGCCGAAGTGCGTCAGCTCTTCGTGGTGTCCAAGGTTGGTACGATTGCCGGCTGCATGGTCATCGATGGCATGATCAAGCGGACCTCGCGCATTCGTGTCATCCGCAACCACGTGGTGGTGCACGACGGCGAGCTCGACTCCCTCAAGCGTTTCAAGGACGACGTCAAGGAAGTCAAACAGGGCTACGACTGCGGCATCATGCTCAAGGGGTTCAACGATCTGCTCGAAGGCGACCAGCTGGAAGCCTACGAAATCGTCGAAGTTGCCCGCTCGCTGTAA
- the rbfA gene encoding 30S ribosome-binding factor RbfA produces the protein MMARKKGFSRADRVADQIQRDLAELIRVELKDPRIGFITLTGVEVTRDYSHAKVFYTVLNSEDLSETQSTLERASGWLRSEIARGIRLFTVPELHFVYDESVERGMYMDRLLDQVAEADAQLPRDDDKQD, from the coding sequence ATCATGGCTCGCAAAAAGGGATTTTCCCGTGCCGACCGGGTGGCCGACCAGATCCAGCGTGATCTGGCCGAGCTGATCCGGGTCGAGCTGAAAGACCCGCGCATCGGTTTCATCACCCTGACCGGGGTGGAAGTCACGCGCGATTATTCGCATGCCAAAGTGTTTTATACCGTGCTGAACAGTGAAGACCTGTCGGAAACCCAGTCCACGCTGGAGAGGGCGTCTGGCTGGCTGCGCAGTGAAATTGCCCGTGGCATCCGGCTCTTTACCGTGCCGGAACTGCATTTCGTGTACGACGAATCGGTCGAGCGCGGCATGTACATGGACCGTCTGCTGGATCAGGTAGCAGAAGCTGACGCGCAATTGCCGCGTGACGACGACAAGCAGGACTGA
- a CDS encoding aspartate aminotransferase family protein translates to MSLTVTRATFDEVMVPNYAPAGFVPVKGLGARLWDQDGREYLDFAGGIAVNSLGHCHPQLVEALTEQAGKLWHVSNAMTNEPVLRLAIKLTAATFAERVFFCNSGAEANEASFKLARKYAMDNHGAGKNVIVATRNSFHGRTLFTVSVGGQPKYVEGFAPAPAGIRHCDYNDIASLEAAMGEDVAAIVLEPIQGEGGVFPADPEFLRAARELADRYHALLIFDEVQTGAGRTGSLYAYMHYGVVPDILSSAKSLGGGFPIGAMLTTAKVAASFSVGTHGSTYGGNPLATAVAERVIDIVNTPAVLDGVKAKGERLAAGLRAIGEEFGLFSEVRGMGLLLGAVMAPAYGGRAKDVVKAAEQQGLMVLVAGANVVRLAPSLVIDDADLDEGLARLRQAAVQMARL, encoded by the coding sequence ATGTCGCTGACTGTTACGCGTGCCACATTTGATGAAGTGATGGTGCCGAATTACGCACCCGCCGGATTTGTTCCGGTCAAAGGGCTGGGTGCCCGGCTCTGGGATCAGGATGGCCGGGAATATCTGGATTTTGCCGGTGGCATCGCAGTCAATTCCCTGGGGCATTGCCATCCGCAGCTTGTCGAGGCCTTGACCGAACAGGCCGGGAAACTCTGGCATGTTTCCAATGCCATGACCAACGAACCGGTATTGCGGCTGGCCATAAAGCTGACGGCCGCCACATTCGCCGAGCGGGTGTTTTTCTGCAATTCCGGCGCAGAAGCCAATGAAGCCAGCTTCAAGCTGGCCCGCAAATACGCCATGGATAACCATGGTGCAGGCAAGAACGTCATCGTGGCGACCCGCAACAGCTTTCATGGCCGGACGCTGTTTACGGTCTCGGTCGGCGGGCAGCCGAAATACGTGGAAGGTTTTGCGCCGGCACCGGCCGGTATCCGCCATTGCGATTACAACGACATTGCCTCGCTGGAAGCCGCCATGGGCGAGGACGTGGCCGCCATCGTGCTGGAGCCTATCCAGGGGGAAGGCGGGGTCTTCCCGGCTGATCCGGAGTTTTTGCGTGCAGCACGCGAACTGGCCGACCGCTACCATGCCTTGCTCATTTTTGATGAGGTGCAGACCGGCGCCGGCCGTACGGGCTCCCTGTATGCCTACATGCACTACGGTGTGGTGCCGGACATCCTGTCCAGCGCCAAATCGCTGGGCGGCGGTTTCCCGATCGGCGCGATGCTGACCACGGCCAAAGTCGCCGCCAGTTTCTCGGTAGGCACGCATGGTTCGACCTACGGCGGCAACCCGCTGGCGACGGCAGTAGCCGAGCGCGTGATCGATATTGTCAATACACCGGCTGTGCTGGATGGCGTAAAAGCCAAGGGCGAGCGGCTGGCCGCAGGGTTGCGGGCCATCGGTGAAGAGTTCGGGCTTTTTTCCGAAGTGCGCGGCATGGGGCTGTTGCTCGGAGCCGTCATGGCGCCGGCCTATGGCGGTCGGGCCAAGGATGTGGTCAAGGCTGCCGAGCAGCAGGGGCTGATGGTGCTGGTGGCCGGGGCCAACGTGGTGCGGCTGGCACCGAGCCTGGTCATTGATGATGCAGACCTCGACGAGGGTCTGGCCCGCTTGCGCCAGGCTGCCGTCCAGATGGCCCGACTGTAA
- the pnp gene encoding polyribonucleotide nucleotidyltransferase gives MFNKFSKTFQYGRHTVKLETGEIARQASGSVLVSMDDTVVLVAVTVNKDVKPGQDFFPLTVDYYERTYAAGKIPGGFFKREGKQSEKEILTCRLIDRPIRPLFPAGFYHDVQVVATVMSLNPEVDADIPAMIGASAAMVLAGVPFMGPIGAARVGYANGEYILNPTKTELTTSQLDLVVAGTESAVLMVESEAQQLPEAVMLGAVVYGHEQMQAAIKAINELADEVNPVIFEWAPAAEDTELVAQVKALAEADVAAAFKIRQKQARSQALGEAWSKVKAALITEETETLRANHIKSLFKELEANVVRGQILAGEPRIDGRDTRTVRPIAIRTGVLPRAHGSVLFTRGETQALVSTTLGTKQDEQIIDALAGEYTDRFMLHYNFPPYSTGETGRMGPPKRREIGHGRLAKRALIAVLPKQEDFSYSMRVVSEITESNGSSSMASVCGGCLSLMNAGVPLSAHVAGIAMGLILEDNRFAVLTDILGDEDHLGDMDFKVAGTENGVTALQMDIKIQGITKEIMQVALDQAKEGRLHILGIMKSAIDAPQELSTHAPRLYTLRINPDKIRDVIGKGGSVIRALTEETGTSIDIAEDGLITIASVSAEGAEEAKRRIEEITAEVEIGKIYEGTVVKILDKNVGAIVQIMPGRDGLVHISQIANERIANVADHLQEGQQVRVKVLETDERGRIRLSIKAALADAPQV, from the coding sequence GTGTTCAACAAATTCAGCAAGACCTTCCAGTACGGTCGTCACACCGTCAAGCTCGAAACCGGTGAAATCGCCCGCCAGGCCTCCGGTAGCGTGCTGGTAAGCATGGACGATACCGTCGTGCTGGTTGCCGTGACCGTCAACAAGGACGTGAAGCCGGGCCAGGACTTTTTCCCCCTGACCGTCGATTACTACGAACGCACCTACGCTGCCGGCAAGATCCCCGGCGGCTTCTTCAAGCGCGAAGGCAAGCAGAGCGAAAAGGAAATCCTGACCTGCCGCCTGATCGACCGTCCGATCCGCCCGCTGTTCCCGGCCGGCTTCTACCACGACGTGCAGGTTGTGGCGACCGTGATGTCGCTCAATCCTGAAGTCGACGCCGACATCCCGGCCATGATCGGTGCTTCGGCTGCCATGGTGCTGGCCGGCGTGCCGTTCATGGGCCCGATCGGTGCTGCCCGCGTGGGTTACGCCAACGGCGAATACATCCTCAACCCGACCAAGACCGAACTCACGACCAGCCAGCTGGATCTCGTGGTGGCCGGTACCGAGTCGGCCGTGCTGATGGTCGAATCCGAAGCCCAGCAACTGCCGGAAGCAGTCATGCTCGGCGCCGTAGTGTACGGCCACGAGCAGATGCAGGCCGCCATCAAGGCCATCAACGAACTGGCCGACGAAGTCAACCCGGTGATCTTCGAATGGGCTCCGGCCGCTGAAGACACCGAGCTGGTTGCCCAGGTCAAGGCGCTGGCTGAAGCCGATGTGGCAGCCGCATTCAAGATCCGCCAGAAGCAGGCCCGCAGCCAGGCGCTGGGTGAAGCATGGAGCAAGGTCAAGGCTGCACTGATCACCGAAGAAACCGAGACCCTGCGCGCCAACCACATCAAGAGCCTGTTCAAGGAACTGGAAGCCAACGTTGTGCGCGGCCAGATTCTTGCCGGCGAGCCGCGCATCGACGGCCGCGATACCCGTACCGTGCGCCCGATTGCCATCCGTACCGGCGTGCTGCCGCGTGCCCACGGCTCGGTGCTGTTCACCCGAGGCGAAACCCAGGCGCTGGTGTCCACCACGCTGGGTACCAAGCAGGACGAGCAGATCATTGATGCGCTGGCCGGCGAATACACCGACCGCTTCATGCTGCACTACAACTTCCCGCCGTACTCCACCGGTGAAACCGGCCGCATGGGTCCGCCCAAGCGCCGTGAGATCGGCCACGGCCGTCTGGCCAAGCGCGCGCTGATCGCCGTGCTGCCCAAGCAGGAAGACTTCAGCTACTCGATGCGCGTGGTTTCGGAAATCACCGAATCCAACGGCTCGTCGTCGATGGCCTCGGTCTGCGGTGGCTGCCTGAGCCTGATGAACGCCGGTGTGCCGCTGTCTGCCCACGTGGCCGGCATCGCCATGGGCCTGATCCTTGAAGACAACCGCTTTGCCGTCCTGACCGACATCCTGGGTGACGAAGACCACCTCGGCGACATGGACTTCAAGGTTGCCGGTACCGAAAACGGCGTGACTGCGTTGCAGATGGACATCAAGATCCAGGGCATCACCAAGGAAATCATGCAGGTGGCGCTGGACCAGGCCAAGGAAGGCCGTCTGCACATCCTCGGCATCATGAAGAGCGCCATCGACGCTCCGCAGGAACTGTCGACCCACGCTCCGCGCCTGTACACCCTGCGCATCAATCCGGACAAGATCCGTGACGTGATCGGCAAGGGTGGCTCGGTAATCCGTGCCCTGACCGAAGAAACCGGTACCAGCATCGATATCGCCGAAGACGGCCTGATCACCATCGCTTCGGTTTCGGCCGAAGGTGCGGAAGAAGCCAAGCGCCGTATCGAAGAGATCACGGCTGAAGTGGAAATCGGCAAGATCTACGAAGGTACCGTGGTCAAGATCCTCGACAAGAACGTCGGTGCGATCGTGCAGATCATGCCGGGTCGTGACGGTCTGGTGCACATCAGCCAGATTGCCAATGAACGGATTGCCAACGTGGCCGATCACCTCCAGGAAGGCCAGCAAGTGCGCGTCAAGGTGCTGGAAACCGACGAGCGCGGCCGCATCCGCCTGTCGATCAAGGCCGCTCTGGCTGACGCTCCGCAGGTCTGA